One window from the genome of Ancylothrix sp. D3o encodes:
- a CDS encoding tryptophan-rich sensory protein, with protein MNTLSGRFNSEILRRWVNFLAILAAFGMNIYSNLAPPNGVNIGQIANTTFRNVLFLPANYAFAIWGLIYSGLICFGVYHLLPAQQQNYRLSRGGYLITLASVAQIAWVFLFQYSFFAASVVAMVVILGALIALYQQLKIGKERVGNKENWLVYIPISIYLGWISVATILNVASALYAAGWNGGGIAPEIWTIIMLLVGAFLAGFVTFKRNDIAFNLVFVWAFVAIAVRHAAVVPVALTAVGLAVGLGLLALWRSFGKQR; from the coding sequence ATGAATACACTTTCTGGACGTTTTAATTCGGAAATTCTGCGCCGGTGGGTTAATTTTTTGGCGATTCTCGCTGCTTTTGGAATGAATATTTATTCCAATCTTGCGCCTCCAAATGGGGTAAATATTGGGCAAATTGCGAATACGACTTTTAGAAATGTTTTGTTTTTGCCGGCAAATTATGCGTTTGCTATTTGGGGGCTGATTTATTCCGGGTTGATTTGTTTTGGGGTTTATCATTTGTTGCCGGCGCAACAGCAAAATTATCGCTTGTCTCGCGGCGGTTATTTGATTACGCTGGCAAGTGTTGCTCAAATTGCTTGGGTGTTTTTGTTTCAATATAGTTTTTTTGCGGCTTCTGTGGTTGCAATGGTGGTGATTTTGGGAGCTTTGATTGCCCTTTATCAGCAGCTTAAAATTGGCAAAGAGAGGGTGGGAAATAAAGAAAATTGGCTGGTTTATATTCCTATTAGTATTTATTTGGGTTGGATTAGTGTAGCTACGATTTTAAATGTGGCTTCGGCGCTTTATGCGGCGGGGTGGAATGGGGGGGGAATTGCCCCGGAAATTTGGACGATTATTATGTTGCTGGTGGGCGCTTTTTTGGCTGGATTTGTGACTTTTAAGCGAAATGATATTGCGTTTAATTTGGTGTTTGTTTGGGCGTTTGTGGCGATTGCAGTGCGTCATGCTGCGGTTGTGCCGGTGGCGCTGACGGCGGTGGGTTTGGCGGTGGGTTTGGGGTTGTTGGCTTTGTGGCGTAGTTTTGGAAAACAGCGATAA
- a CDS encoding Calx-beta domain-containing protein, with product TDPITDPITDPITDPITDPITDPITDPITGILEFTNTNFSVNEDGTAVIQVQVKRTGGSDGNVGATIILNNGTATSPQDYNNTPINITFADGDSTTKSINIPVVNDTILDGDKTVNLTLQNPAGGATLGTQNTAILTILDNEVPNPGTLQFSTGNFSINENGIAIIPVTVTRGGGTNGAVSATIQLTDASAISPDDYDNSPITINFADGDNTPKTITIPIVDDLVGEDDEILNLSLINLAGGATLGNQSTASLTIVDNEAGEIEFVTNSSNELEGNPGIPNILTAKIRRINGSKGEVTAQVILDSTPGTANSDDFSKNLPETIAFVDGDTAEKEIVIPLIGDSELEADETINLRLVNPGGGATLGSLQNTTLTLLNDDVDTTAPTAIIGGTNISQGGATTYQFRVQYFDNVDINLSSIDDNDIIVISPNNTNLNATLINVTPATETTPVTAIYEIAAPGGTWDLADNGNYTIQLQANQVTDTNNNPVNSTQQIFNVNAPLPANPTVTIAVSPVSVAENSNTPLVYTFTRSDSLNTPLSSPLTISYTLSGTSLTSDNDFVAPSNVVTFAANSATATVNITSTPDYRIEPDETVVLTLDNRSTYTNGTPNSATGTILNDDSVDVTTLADNGDNNAPLRGSLREAIIIANNTPGAETITFTNLTGELTLLSSLPEITDPLTIAGYSPQQLIISANQTFGRIFTVNNGITATFKNLTITEGSDFLGSGSGIFNNGGTINLINSAVTNNVGQMGAGIYNNGGTLNITNSTLDSNSSQFFGGAGGGIYNNVGGTVSINNSTISNNFSQYGGGIYNELGGSLTIRNSTISGNSAEYTGEQLNEGGGIRNGGTLNISNSTLTNNFAVGAPDIPGTGEGAAIFNTGTASLRNTIIGPNPGTSSLVGTFTSEGYNLITNQSAATITPTIGDQIGTPTNPIDPQLGPLQDNGSATFTHALLAGSPAINAGNPSVTTPDQNKIPRNGTPDIGAVENNSRLRLGTSENDNLRGMGFFFNGSTFGFSEIFLAGLGNDTLTGAGNNDTFIYTRPNEGTDIITDFNTGDEIQINSATFDNINTSIFFPFSAITITSAADNISSHELIIINSPGVNTGTLANQTLATQTGSTTAGYSGNGGAAFYVYTNSAGDKILGYDPDVDKIAGGVYDLANLKTYTPVAGDFSFV from the coding sequence AACAGATCCCATAACAGATCCCATAACAGATCCCATAACAGATCCCATAACAGATCCCATAACAGATCCCATAACAGATCCCATAACAGGAATATTAGAATTTACAAATACAAATTTTAGCGTCAATGAAGACGGCACAGCAGTAATACAAGTGCAAGTTAAACGCACCGGCGGAAGTGATGGGAATGTTGGCGCAACGATTATTTTAAATAACGGCACTGCTACCTCACCCCAAGATTACAATAATACTCCCATAAACATCACTTTTGCTGATGGTGACAGCACGACAAAAAGCATTAATATTCCAGTTGTAAACGACACTATTTTAGATGGAGATAAAACGGTAAATTTAACCCTACAAAACCCTGCCGGTGGCGCAACTCTTGGCACACAAAATACAGCGATTTTAACAATTTTAGACAACGAAGTACCCAACCCCGGCACCCTCCAATTCAGCACCGGCAACTTCAGCATCAATGAAAATGGCATCGCCATTATTCCCGTCACCGTCACACGCGGCGGCGGTACAAATGGAGCAGTTAGCGCCACCATTCAACTCACCGATGCAAGTGCTATTTCTCCCGATGATTATGACAATTCTCCTATTACAATTAATTTCGCTGATGGAGATAATACACCTAAAACTATCACGATTCCAATTGTTGATGATTTGGTGGGAGAAGACGATGAGATTCTGAATTTATCTTTAATAAATCTTGCCGGTGGCGCAACTCTTGGAAATCAAAGCACAGCCAGCTTAACAATTGTAGATAACGAAGCAGGAGAAATAGAATTTGTTACTAATAGTAGCAACGAATTGGAAGGAAACCCTGGCATTCCTAACATCCTGACAGCAAAAATTCGGCGGATAAATGGCAGCAAAGGAGAAGTCACAGCCCAAGTAATTCTTGATAGCACTCCGGGTACTGCCAACAGTGATGATTTTAGCAAAAATTTGCCGGAGACTATCGCCTTTGTCGATGGGGATACAGCAGAAAAAGAAATCGTTATTCCCCTCATTGGCGACAGCGAATTAGAAGCAGACGAAACCATTAATTTAAGACTCGTAAATCCCGGTGGTGGCGCAACACTAGGAAGCTTGCAGAATACAACCTTAACGCTGTTAAATGATGATGTAGATACCACCGCTCCCACCGCCATTATTGGGGGTACGAATATTAGCCAAGGTGGCGCTACAACTTACCAATTTAGGGTTCAATATTTCGATAATGTTGATATCAACCTCAGCAGCATTGATGACAATGATATTATCGTTATCAGCCCTAACAATACCAATCTAAACGCCACCCTCATAAACGTCACTCCGGCAACAGAAACAACCCCCGTAACAGCCATCTATGAAATAGCCGCACCTGGTGGCACTTGGGATTTAGCAGATAACGGCAATTACACAATACAATTGCAAGCAAATCAAGTCACTGATACTAATAATAATCCCGTCAATTCTACGCAGCAAATTTTCAATGTCAATGCACCCTTGCCGGCAAACCCAACCGTCACTATAGCCGTTTCTCCTGTATCCGTTGCCGAAAACAGCAATACCCCCCTCGTGTACACTTTCACCCGTAGCGACAGCCTCAACACTCCCCTCAGCAGCCCCCTCACTATTAGCTACACCCTGAGCGGAACTTCTCTCACAAGCGATAATGATTTTGTTGCCCCTAGTAATGTCGTCACCTTTGCCGCCAACAGCGCCACCGCTACTGTTAACATCACTTCCACACCTGATTACAGAATTGAGCCAGACGAAACCGTAGTTCTCACACTTGACAACCGCTCAACTTATACAAATGGCACCCCCAATAGCGCCACCGGCACCATTCTAAACGATGATAGTGTAGATGTCACAACCCTTGCCGACAACGGCGACAACAACGCACCCTTGCGCGGATCATTGCGAGAAGCGATCATTATCGCTAACAATACCCCAGGCGCAGAAACTATCACTTTTACTAATCTCACTGGCGAACTCACATTACTTTCTTCCCTGCCAGAAATTACCGATCCTCTCACAATAGCCGGTTACAGTCCCCAACAATTAATTATTAGTGCAAATCAAACATTTGGGCGAATTTTTACTGTCAATAACGGCATTACAGCAACTTTCAAAAACCTCACGATCACCGAAGGTTCTGATTTTCTTGGCAGCGGCAGCGGGATTTTTAACAACGGTGGAACAATCAATCTTATTAACTCAGCCGTTACAAATAATGTCGGCCAAATGGGGGCAGGAATTTACAACAACGGCGGCACATTAAACATCACAAATAGCACCTTAGACTCCAATAGTTCACAATTTTTTGGAGGCGCGGGTGGAGGAATATATAATAATGTCGGTGGCACTGTTTCAATTAACAACAGCACCATTTCAAATAACTTTTCTCAATATGGTGGGGGTATTTATAACGAATTAGGGGGCAGCCTTACCATTAGAAATAGCACAATTTCTGGAAACAGTGCAGAATACACCGGTGAGCAACTAAACGAAGGGGGCGGTATCCGTAACGGCGGAACATTAAATATTAGCAACAGCACCCTAACAAATAATTTTGCCGTTGGGGCTCCCGATATTCCCGGTACTGGAGAAGGCGCAGCAATTTTCAACACCGGCACAGCCTCATTAAGAAATACAATTATTGGCCCAAATCCAGGTACTAGCAGCTTAGTAGGAACCTTTACCTCCGAAGGATACAACCTGATTACTAATCAGAGTGCCGCCACAATTACCCCCACAATCGGCGATCAAATCGGTACACCAACTAATCCCATCGACCCCCAACTCGGCCCCCTACAAGACAATGGTAGCGCCACATTTACGCACGCATTACTAGCAGGAAGTCCGGCAATAAATGCGGGCAACCCAAGCGTTACCACCCCTGATCAAAATAAAATTCCACGAAACGGTACTCCCGATATTGGCGCAGTAGAAAATAATTCTAGGCTGCGTTTAGGAACTTCTGAAAATGATAACCTCAGAGGTATGGGTTTCTTTTTCAATGGGTCAACATTTGGTTTCTCAGAGATCTTTTTAGCCGGTCTTGGAAACGACACGTTAACAGGTGCAGGAAATAACGACACATTTATCTACACTCGTCCCAACGAAGGAACAGACATTATTACCGACTTCAATACCGGCGACGAAATCCAAATTAACTCTGCTACTTTTGACAACATTAACACCAGCATATTCTTTCCTTTTAGTGCCATAACAATCACCTCCGCAGCAGACAATATTAGCAGCCACGAACTCATAATAATTAACAGCCCCGGAGTCAACACCGGCACCTTAGCCAACCAAACCTTAGCCACCCAAACAGGCAGCACAACAGCCGGTTATTCAGGAAATGGCGGCGCAGCATTTTATGTATATACAAACAGTGCCGGTGACAAAATATTAGGCTATGATCCTGACGTTGATAAAATTGCCGGTGGAGTTTATGATTTAGCAAACCTGAAAACGTACACGCCAGTGGCCGGTGACTTTAGCTTTGTATAA
- a CDS encoding CHAT domain-containing protein produces MNVATKWAFLPFLGLFFADIAQSQPLIPAPDGTGTSINSSVNQFNITGGQLSADGVNLFHSFTRFNVDYGKVANFVSNPSIQNILTRINGGDVSYINGIIQLTGGNSNLFLMNPAGIVFGKGAALNVPADFTATTATAIGFNNGWFDSSDTNNYSALIGTPNSFYFALSQPAPIVNLGNLTIATQNNLNLLAGTVLSTGTLNAPQGNLIIATVAGQNTLKISQPGHLLSLELNPSSIPNPQSPIPNPQSLPQLLTGGNILQANQFKINPDGSIQLTNSDVFIQPGDIFAQNLSAQNAHLLSTSNLTLSATGILPATLQFHTTGNLSLKAANTVRIRDSATSPLSIQAGGDLLIQGNESIDILALNHPGIPFQSGGNLTLVSDGAISGDSHFAAGGNFSILNLSGNSGQFVSLYDPIIRANGDVIFGDYTGVSLKIEAKGSITGGDITITAPDLTLAGSSTDPDIEILTSRPALILRSDVENFTPNNAEISPQPNFTLTEQPITTGITVNNIIINNPDTPENPGGPVIFSAKGPITAASIDSKGGEINLNSANSTLEIAASLNSGGGDVLVSAQNNITLADIFTNGANLTLTSSGSIDTKAGNLDTTSVNGGGDITINSAQNLTTGNLLTNSGNITISANSIDTTTGTLTTQTGTISLTSENDLNTAGISSNEGDIVLTSNNGSINTTAGTLSGNNITIAAEINLSVGSIISRSGNINLTTAAGDIDTRKDSITGNSITINSGFNIFTNTLTAEGGNINLTATNEIDTTGGILNTSSATGNSGNIIITAPGNITTGNINANSQNNNAAGIFLQSNSGAVNTGNLFATGINGGEIRVFSIEPATLGNLDVSAINPILENVTSRGGNITLSSNSNILVNTINAQGAIGGNVIIGTAGLFRAGGTFQDQNNISASISAAGTTTQGSITIRHNGGCGEINCTPTAPFFIGLNAQNGTQGAITTSAQNSILPVQIFNETYNQGNIAIITATPPQPEPEPTPNPSPQPIENPPNNQANITQNQFQIDFEGKPIPLYRNLDLSTLENLQARGLRNFEENAILGRSILRLEIENLLEQNQPEDAVVLLEKLRRQEFEQHFNRLFEQSFSIETINSVRDKLRELAAQTGTKPAIIYSFVGNKQLELVAVTFNGQVYHQSVPEANEETLFQAADKFRAAISNQLQLRTQNYLPSSQQLYNLLIAPIEPSLQSQQIDTLLLSMDGRLRSVPVAALHDNQQFLIEKYRLSLVPSLNLTNTRITDIKSSPVLAMGASNFQTLPQLPAVPVEVSAIANQLRTGKEFINENFTLENLSSQHETGNYGIIHLATHGEFEPGEPKNSYIQLWDTQLSLDRLRQLQLNSPQVNLLVLSACRTALGDEKAELGFAGLAVQSGVNSALASLWYVSDAGTLALMLEFYRQLNQNPIKAEALRQAQLSLIRGDVRIEKGRLFIPDLPNSVTLPPELAQLENINFSHPFYWSGFTLIGSPW; encoded by the coding sequence ATGAATGTCGCTACAAAGTGGGCATTTTTACCATTTTTGGGGTTATTTTTTGCCGATATCGCGCAATCACAACCCCTAATACCGGCACCCGATGGCACCGGCACATCCATCAATTCTTCTGTCAACCAATTTAACATTACTGGCGGACAGTTATCGGCGGATGGCGTTAATCTTTTTCACAGCTTCACGCGGTTTAATGTGGATTACGGAAAGGTAGCAAATTTTGTTTCCAATCCTTCAATCCAAAATATTTTAACGCGCATCAATGGCGGGGACGTCTCCTATATTAATGGAATCATTCAACTGACTGGCGGAAATAGTAATTTGTTCCTAATGAATCCTGCCGGTATTGTCTTTGGCAAAGGCGCTGCTTTGAATGTGCCGGCAGATTTTACCGCCACAACTGCTACCGCTATCGGGTTTAATAATGGTTGGTTTGATAGCAGCGACACAAACAATTACAGCGCACTGATTGGTACACCAAATAGCTTTTATTTTGCTTTATCACAACCGGCCCCAATTGTCAATTTAGGAAACTTAACAATTGCCACCCAAAATAATTTAAATTTATTGGCGGGAACCGTATTAAGCACCGGCACCCTCAATGCACCCCAAGGTAATCTTATCATCGCTACAGTTGCCGGTCAAAATACTCTTAAAATTTCGCAACCAGGACATCTTTTAAGCTTAGAATTAAATCCTTCTTCTATACCCAATCCCCAATCCCCAATCCCCAATCCCCAATCGCTACCACAGTTGCTCACCGGCGGTAATATTTTGCAAGCAAATCAATTCAAAATCAATCCCGATGGTAGCATTCAATTAACAAATTCTGATGTTTTTATTCAGCCTGGTGATATCTTCGCACAAAATTTGTCGGCACAAAATGCCCACTTATTATCAACCTCAAATCTCACATTAAGTGCGACAGGCATCTTGCCTGCCACCTTACAATTCCACACCACCGGCAACCTCAGCCTCAAAGCCGCTAATACTGTGCGAATTAGAGACAGCGCCACTTCTCCCCTCAGCATCCAGGCGGGAGGCGACTTATTGATTCAGGGTAACGAAAGTATAGATATATTAGCACTTAATCATCCGGGGATACCGTTTCAAAGCGGCGGAAATCTCACATTAGTGAGTGACGGGGCAATTTCCGGGGATTCACATTTTGCCGCAGGAGGCAATTTTTCAATATTAAATCTATCAGGAAATAGCGGCCAATTTGTAAGTTTATATGACCCTATTATTCGCGCTAATGGCGATGTTATTTTTGGAGATTATACGGGAGTATCTCTTAAAATTGAAGCCAAAGGAAGCATTACTGGCGGCGATATTACCATCACTGCACCCGATCTAACTCTTGCCGGTTCTTCCACAGATCCAGACATTGAAATTTTAACCAGCCGGCCAGCATTAATATTACGTTCTGATGTCGAAAACTTCACTCCTAATAATGCAGAAATTTCCCCTCAACCAAACTTTACTTTAACAGAACAACCAATTACAACCGGCATTACTGTTAACAATATTATCATCAATAATCCAGATACTCCAGAAAACCCTGGTGGGCCGGTTATTTTTTCCGCAAAAGGGCCCATTACCGCCGCTTCAATTGATAGCAAAGGCGGAGAAATTAACCTCAATAGTGCTAATAGTACCTTGGAAATTGCCGCTAGTTTAAACAGTGGTGGCGGCGATGTTTTAGTTAGCGCCCAAAACAATATTACCTTAGCCGATATTTTCACAAACGGCGCAAATTTAACCCTCACCAGTAGCGGTTCAATTGATACAAAAGCCGGCAATTTAGACACCACATCTGTTAACGGTGGCGGCGATATTACTATTAACAGCGCCCAAAACTTAACCACCGGCAATTTGTTAACCAACAGCGGCAATATTACCATTTCTGCCAACAGCATCGACACCACCACCGGCACCCTCACCACCCAAACCGGCACCATTTCTCTGACATCAGAAAACGATTTAAACACCGCCGGAATATCTAGCAACGAGGGAGATATTGTTTTAACCAGTAACAACGGTTCAATTAACACAACTGCCGGCACTCTCAGCGGAAACAATATTACAATTGCCGCAGAAATAAACCTTTCTGTCGGTTCGATTATTAGCAGATCCGGCAATATTAATTTAACAACAGCAGCGGGAGATATTGATACAAGAAAAGACTCCATAACCGGAAATTCAATTACTATCAATAGCGGCTTTAATATCTTCACAAACACCTTAACTGCCGAAGGGGGAAATATCAACCTAACTGCCACCAATGAAATTGATACAACCGGAGGCATTCTTAACACATCTTCTGCCACCGGCAACAGCGGAAATATTATCATAACCGCACCCGGAAATATAACAACCGGCAATATAAACGCCAATTCTCAAAACAACAACGCCGCTGGTATTTTCTTGCAAAGTAATAGCGGCGCAGTCAACACCGGCAACCTTTTTGCCACCGGCATAAATGGCGGAGAAATCAGAGTTTTTTCGATAGAACCGGCAACATTAGGAAACCTGGATGTTAGCGCGATTAACCCAATTTTAGAAAATGTCACTTCCAGAGGAGGAAATATTACTCTTAGTTCAAATTCTAACATTTTGGTTAATACAATTAATGCTCAAGGCGCAATTGGAGGAAACGTTATAATTGGTACTGCTGGCTTATTTCGTGCCGGTGGAACATTTCAAGATCAAAATAACATTTCTGCCAGTATTTCTGCGGCGGGCACTACCACCCAAGGATCAATTACAATCCGTCATAACGGCGGATGTGGCGAAATTAATTGCACTCCCACCGCGCCTTTTTTCATCGGATTAAACGCCCAAAATGGCACTCAAGGTGCGATAACAACCAGTGCCCAAAATAGCATCTTGCCGGTGCAAATTTTTAACGAAACTTACAACCAAGGCAATATCGCAATTATTACCGCCACTCCCCCACAACCAGAACCAGAACCCACACCAAATCCATCACCCCAACCCATAGAAAATCCCCCAAATAACCAGGCAAATATTACCCAAAATCAATTTCAAATAGACTTTGAAGGTAAACCCATTCCCCTGTATCGAAACTTGGATTTATCAACCCTAGAAAACTTGCAAGCAAGAGGGTTAAGGAATTTTGAAGAAAATGCTATTTTGGGTAGAAGTATTCTGCGCTTGGAAATTGAAAACTTACTTGAACAAAATCAACCAGAAGACGCAGTTGTATTGCTGGAAAAATTACGTCGCCAAGAATTTGAACAACACTTTAATCGCTTATTTGAACAAAGTTTTAGCATAGAAACCATCAACAGCGTTCGAGATAAACTGAGAGAATTGGCTGCACAAACCGGCACCAAACCGGCAATTATTTATTCATTTGTGGGAAACAAACAATTAGAATTAGTTGCCGTAACATTTAACGGTCAAGTGTACCATCAAAGTGTGCCAGAAGCCAATGAAGAAACACTTTTTCAAGCTGCTGATAAATTTAGGGCTGCAATTTCTAACCAACTACAACTAAGAACCCAGAATTATTTACCCAGCAGTCAACAACTTTATAACTTGTTAATTGCACCCATCGAACCATCTTTACAAAGCCAACAAATTGACACATTATTACTATCAATGGATGGCAGACTGCGTTCTGTGCCGGTTGCCGCACTCCACGATAATCAGCAATTTTTAATAGAGAAATATCGCCTTAGTTTAGTGCCAAGTTTAAACTTAACCAATACCCGTATTACTGATATCAAATCTAGCCCTGTTTTGGCAATGGGTGCATCAAATTTTCAAACCTTACCGCAGTTGCCAGCAGTGCCGGTGGAGGTATCTGCTATTGCAAATCAACTGCGAACCGGCAAAGAATTTATTAATGAAAACTTTACTTTAGAAAATTTAAGCAGCCAACATGAAACCGGCAATTATGGCATTATTCACTTAGCCACACATGGAGAATTTGAACCCGGAGAGCCAAAAAACTCCTATATTCAACTCTGGGATACCCAACTTAGTTTAGATCGTTTACGACAATTGCAGTTAAATAGTCCGCAGGTGAATTTATTAGTATTAAGCGCTTGTCGTACCGCCTTGGGAGACGAAAAAGCCGAATTGGGTTTTGCCGGTTTAGCTGTGCAAAGTGGCGTTAATAGTGCATTGGCGAGTTTATGGTATGTTTCCGATGCCGGCACCTTAGCACTCATGCTTGAATTTTATCGCCAACTTAATCAAAATCCTATCAAAGCTGAGGCATTACGTCAGGCACAATTAAGTTTAATTCGCGGTGATGTTCGCATTGAAAAAGGCCGGTTATTTATTCCAGATTTGCCTAATTCTGTTACATTGCCCCCCGAATTAGCCCAATTAGAAAACATCAATTTTAGTCATCCTTTTTATTGGTCAGGTTTTACCCTCATTGGTAGTCCTTGGTGA
- a CDS encoding calcium-binding protein: MAIITGTQNFDSLLGTAERDVFYCKEGDDTLTGDSGDDIIYGDGGSDLIFGGLDSDILLGNTGDDSLEGGKGNDVLYGDLGNDYLRGGLENDRLFGGSGKDTLTTDSGADILSGGADEDTFIFGKNSGGFTLAEAAIITDFNFGVDLLSLSDGLTFEDIKIYQGSEKNSADTIISLVREDDSEQFLVILKNVDSRLLVSPSSSPIFTATPTPTPTPTPTPDP; this comes from the coding sequence ATGGCAATAATCACCGGCACCCAAAATTTTGACTCTCTCCTCGGTACCGCAGAAAGAGACGTTTTTTATTGCAAAGAAGGTGACGATACTCTCACCGGCGATAGTGGAGACGATATCATTTATGGCGACGGCGGATCAGACTTAATTTTTGGTGGATTAGACAGCGATATTTTGCTAGGAAATACTGGCGATGACAGCCTCGAAGGCGGCAAAGGAAATGATGTTTTATATGGAGATTTAGGCAATGATTACTTGCGAGGAGGTTTAGAAAATGACCGGCTTTTTGGCGGTAGCGGAAAAGACACATTAACTACAGATAGCGGTGCCGATATTCTCAGCGGTGGCGCAGACGAAGACACCTTTATTTTTGGCAAAAATAGCGGTGGTTTTACCCTTGCAGAAGCCGCGATTATTACCGATTTTAATTTTGGTGTTGATCTGCTTTCTTTAAGTGATGGTTTAACTTTTGAAGACATAAAAATTTATCAAGGAAGCGAAAAAAATAGCGCTGACACCATCATTTCTTTAGTGCGAGAAGACGACAGTGAGCAATTTTTAGTTATCTTAAAAAACGTAGATAGTCGTCTATTAGTTTCCCCCTCTTCTTCCCCAATTTTTACTGCCACACCAACACCCACACCAACACCCACACCAACACCAGATCCCAT
- a CDS encoding DUF4007 family protein — protein MANLQLHFNGNFPFKKEEIRRIIQVATEDKGLKDDLENLMKKTGLGNAKVGKIKSWASRAGLIKDYHLSEEGKIVFRLDSSLENLITDWLMHFYLSFGDKGLKEPPENLAEWGGWPYFVHVFLPHNRQFTSQQFVSQTQGIFEEKAEVIADRLKYILRTYTEKNALAGCNIIQNIDKNTYQTGPVNLPNAYLIGYFLAKLWKRDFQNSTSELTETILQQKMGLSTILGIETEALQEQLNTLEAYGIIEQRRTVPPFQIVRRWDDALTLLEKAYANHQ, from the coding sequence ATGGCAAACTTGCAACTCCATTTTAACGGGAATTTTCCTTTCAAAAAAGAAGAAATACGCCGTATTATTCAGGTCGCTACAGAAGATAAAGGCTTAAAAGATGACCTAGAAAACTTAATGAAAAAAACCGGCCTAGGAAACGCCAAAGTTGGAAAAATTAAAAGCTGGGCCAGTCGTGCCGGTTTAATTAAAGATTACCACCTCAGCGAAGAGGGCAAAATTGTTTTTCGCCTTGATTCTTCTTTAGAAAACCTCATTACAGACTGGCTAATGCACTTTTATTTAAGCTTTGGAGACAAAGGGCTAAAAGAACCCCCAGAAAACCTCGCCGAATGGGGAGGTTGGCCTTATTTTGTTCACGTTTTCTTACCTCACAACCGCCAATTTACCAGCCAACAATTCGTCAGCCAAACGCAAGGAATTTTTGAAGAAAAAGCTGAAGTTATAGCAGACCGGCTCAAATATATTTTGCGAACCTATACAGAAAAAAACGCCCTCGCAGGATGCAATATTATTCAAAATATTGACAAAAACACCTATCAAACCGGCCCCGTTAACCTCCCCAATGCTTACCTCATTGGTTATTTTTTGGCGAAACTTTGGAAGAGAGATTTTCAAAATTCCACATCAGAGTTAACAGAAACAATTTTGCAACAAAAAATGGGATTAAGCACCATATTAGGAATAGAAACAGAAGCCTTACAAGAACAACTAAATACCCTCGAAGCTTACGGAATAATTGAACAGCGGCGGACAGTTCCTCCCTTTCAAATTGTACGCCGGTGGGATGATGCCCTCACACTCTTAGAAAAAGCCTATGCAAACCATCAATAA